A region of Cellulophaga sp. RHA19 DNA encodes the following proteins:
- a CDS encoding LysR family transcriptional regulator: MVNLEWYRTFKEIYKTGTLTKAANTLYISQPGVSLHLSSLESYVGYKLFDRTGRKMIPTERGKILYNVISEGLHILEEAEKNYKQSTEKHTPTISIGMCFETFQITLEQYISTLPFNVIIRFGEYQEMLQNLDKGILDLIISPHKGNASNITYEPFSNETIILVGGSEVDDTLFQELIKTEQYAKAEHCLKQEKWYGTTGDMEHLFRFWQYNFGHRPDFRPNYIVPNLNSILRCLSSAKGLAVIPDFLCKKEIEEGKVKLLWKGHKELTNTLYFASRTKTSYNAEIDLIKGLFRKVIG, translated from the coding sequence GTGGTAAATTTGGAATGGTACAGAACTTTTAAAGAAATCTATAAAACAGGAACACTTACTAAAGCAGCTAATACATTGTATATTTCTCAGCCAGGAGTAAGTTTACATTTAAGTTCTTTAGAAAGTTATGTTGGTTATAAATTGTTTGATAGAACAGGAAGAAAAATGATACCAACAGAGCGTGGTAAGATATTATACAATGTAATTTCTGAAGGATTACATATTTTAGAGGAAGCTGAAAAGAATTATAAGCAAAGCACAGAGAAACATACGCCAACAATTAGTATAGGAATGTGTTTTGAGACTTTTCAGATTACTTTAGAGCAATACATTTCTACGTTACCTTTTAATGTTATTATCAGGTTTGGTGAGTACCAAGAAATGCTACAAAATTTAGACAAAGGCATTTTAGATTTAATAATTTCTCCGCATAAGGGTAACGCTTCAAACATTACTTACGAGCCATTTTCTAATGAAACTATAATTTTGGTTGGTGGTAGTGAGGTAGATGATACGCTTTTTCAGGAATTAATTAAAACCGAGCAATATGCTAAAGCAGAACATTGCTTAAAGCAGGAAAAATGGTATGGTACTACTGGTGATATGGAGCATTTGTTTCGATTTTGGCAATATAATTTTGGTCATCGGCCAGATTTTAGGCCTAACTATATTGTTCCTAACTTAAACTCTATACTTAGGTGTTTAAGTAGTGCAAAAGGTTTAGCTGTAATTCCAGATTTTTTATGCAAAAAAGAAATTGAAGAGGGTAAAGTTAAATTACTTTGGAAGGGTCATAAAGAGCTTACTAATACATTATACTTTGCTAGCAGAACTAAAACATCATATAACGCAGAAATTGATTTAATTAAGGGGCTTTTTAGAAAAGTTA
- a CDS encoding NAD(P)H-dependent oxidoreductase, giving the protein MKHIFIINAGQNFGHSSGQFNKTITNATEAFFSKMPSTMVKTTHIANGYNAKEEVKKYVWADIIIYHTPIWWFQVPHNFKKYIDVVFTEGHNNGIYSSDGRRSTNPNINYGTGGLMHNKKYMVTSSWNAPRTAFTMPGEFFNETSVDDGPLFGFHKMNAFTGMTPIKSFHFHDVEKNADINRDMVIYSQHLQQQFKD; this is encoded by the coding sequence ATGAAGCATATCTTTATCATAAATGCAGGACAAAATTTTGGTCATTCTAGCGGACAATTTAATAAAACAATAACTAATGCAACTGAAGCTTTTTTTAGCAAGATGCCCAGTACAATGGTAAAAACAACTCATATTGCCAATGGTTATAACGCTAAAGAAGAAGTAAAAAAATATGTTTGGGCAGATATTATTATTTACCACACACCTATATGGTGGTTTCAAGTACCACATAATTTTAAAAAATACATAGATGTTGTTTTTACAGAAGGACACAACAATGGTATTTACAGTAGTGACGGAAGACGATCTACAAATCCGAATATAAATTACGGAACGGGTGGACTTATGCACAACAAAAAGTATATGGTTACAAGTAGTTGGAATGCGCCTAGAACAGCCTTTACTATGCCTGGTGAATTCTTTAATGAAACTAGTGTTGATGACGGACCATTATTTGGCTTTCATAAAATGAATGCTTTTACTGGAATGACTCCTATTAAAAGTTTTCACTTTCATGATGTAGAAAAAAATGCAGATATAAATAGAGATATGGTAATTTATTCGCAACATTTGCAACAGCAATTTAAAGACTAG
- a CDS encoding putative quinol monooxygenase, giving the protein MKIYVTAIIKSKPEFTEEVKAALQNMVVETLKEEACIKYDLQQSLTDNNTFIFHEIWKNEAGLDLHGQQPHIAKFKVLAATKLNEKPVVIRTKLI; this is encoded by the coding sequence ATGAAAATTTATGTAACCGCAATAATTAAGAGTAAGCCAGAATTTACTGAAGAGGTTAAAGCTGCTTTACAAAATATGGTAGTAGAAACCTTAAAAGAAGAAGCCTGTATAAAATATGACTTACAGCAAAGCTTAACAGATAACAATACATTTATTTTTCATGAGATATGGAAGAATGAAGCTGGTTTAGATTTACACGGGCAACAACCTCACATTGCTAAATTTAAGGTTTTAGCCGCTACAAAGCTCAATGAAAAACCAGTTGTTATTAGAACAAAACTGATTTAA
- a CDS encoding TetR/AcrR family transcriptional regulator, producing MNKKETILKAALELLVENGIHATPMSAIAKKANTGMGTIYNYFENKEALINAIYVAIKEEEKQVLDTVFNKDLPVKIQFEMYYGIVLDFFTKNRLYFGFMDQLQASPIITAESKNVGYNAIEGAISLLLKGKKEHIIKNIENDELLQFIGGSILSYLRWINLPNNNNKSLKNQIDLVWDAIKE from the coding sequence ATGAATAAAAAAGAAACCATATTAAAAGCTGCCTTGGAGTTATTAGTAGAAAACGGTATACACGCTACACCAATGTCTGCAATAGCAAAAAAAGCAAATACTGGTATGGGAACTATTTATAATTATTTTGAAAACAAGGAAGCTTTAATTAATGCTATTTATGTAGCTATTAAAGAAGAAGAAAAACAGGTCTTAGATACTGTATTTAATAAAGATTTACCTGTTAAAATTCAGTTTGAGATGTATTATGGTATTGTACTTGACTTTTTTACTAAAAACAGACTATACTTTGGTTTTATGGACCAATTGCAAGCATCTCCAATTATTACAGCAGAAAGCAAAAATGTTGGCTACAACGCCATAGAAGGTGCTATATCTCTTCTATTAAAAGGAAAAAAAGAGCATATTATTAAAAATATAGAAAATGACGAGTTGCTACAATTTATAGGTGGCTCAATACTATCTTATTTAAGATGGATTAATTTACCTAATAACAATAATAAATCCCTTAAAAACCAAATTGACTTGGTTTGGGATGCGATTAAAGAGTAA